In Panicum virgatum strain AP13 chromosome 5K, P.virgatum_v5, whole genome shotgun sequence, the genomic window GAGTGTTCACCTTCTGCGTAGCACCACTATAAAAGGACATCTCACACCTCCAATGCTCAGTTCGAGTTCTACCTCTACAGTGTAATCTTCTAAAGCATCTTGATCGACATCCTGCAAGAAAACCCAAGCCCCATGTGTGAGTCGTAACAACTAACAAACACAGCCGCACCATGCGAACACCATGAGCCCCAAAGGCCCAAACCCATCATGCTCCACTGACCAACGCTTACCTGCTAATGACCGTTCAAGCACGCCTTCCTCATGCCTGCTCTGCGCTACAATTTCCTGACACCGAACCGCCTCTCCCTGCTCTGGAAGGAGACCAGGGCCTCCAGGTAGTCGTCCTCCCCGAAGTCGGGCCACAGCGTGTCCGTGAAGAAGAGCTCCGAGTACGCCGACTGCCACAGCAGGAAGTTGCTCAGCCGCAGCTCGCCGCTGGTCCGGATGAGCAGGTCAGGGTAAGGGAGCTCGTCGGCAGGGCTCGTCTCGAGCTCGGCAGCGAACAACGACTCGTCGATGTCCTCCGGCCTGAGCACCTTGTCGTGCACCTTCTGCGCGAGGCTCCGGCATGCTTGCACTATGTCCCTCCGCCCGCTGTAGCTGATCGCCAGCGTCAGGTCGAGCTGGGAGTTGTTCCTCGTGGCCTCCTCTGCTTCTCTTGCTGTCTTTTGTAGAGAGACCGGCAGTCTCGAGGAGTCGCCAATTACACGTAGCCGAATTCCTTCCCTGTAAAAATATAAGAAACAAAAATGCCATACCATCACTTGGTAATTCAGAAATTGATATATCTAGGATAAGTTGATAGCTAGACATTATCCTATCTAGTTCCATGAAGCCGAGTTTGCTAATGCTGTGCATCTTATCGGGAATGCCTGCCAGCAGAGACCGAAGTGTGAGGCTATTAACTGGCGCGCAACGCAAACGCGTACCTCAAGAACCCAGCGATGCTTTCGTGGATCACCCGCTCAAACAGCCCCATCAAGAATTCCACCTCCACCTGCGAATTCCAGCAAGGCAAGAACCGTCAAAGCTCGTCGGAGGCtacggcggcgcgtggccgcgCGGGCGGGCGAGAGCCGAGAGGCGTGTACCTTGGGCCGGCTCCAGTTCTCGTGGGAGAAGGCGAAGGCGGTGAGCGCGCGGACGCCCCAGGCGCGGGAGAGCCGCACCGTCTCCTccagcgcgcgccgcccggcCTCGTGCCCGGCCGCGGACGgcagcccgcgcgcgcgcgcccaccGCGCGTTCCCGTCCATCACCACCGCCACGTGCCGCGGCAGCGAGTCCGCGCGCAGGGGGGCCGGGAGGAgcgccgcctcggccgccggTGCTGCTCCGGCGCGCGGGCATGGCGTGGGAAGGCGCGTGCGGCGGGAGGGAGCGAGGAGCTGACAGGTAGCGGCTGGGGAGTGGGATAGCGGCATGGGAGCTCTCGCTTTGGGCCTCCGTGGTTTGTGCAGAGTTTCTTTGGCTCCAGCCTCGCCAGCAGCGCAGCTCAAAAATCAACCGCTACCACGCCAACTGCAAAACGGCTTCACTTGCACGTGTATTTTGTGCACTGATGGAGTAATAAATCTTTTAACTTATAGCGCCTGTACGTTGTGCACTGTGACACTGTACGACGTGGTGGGGggtgaaagaaaaaggaaatggagaTCTATAATAACGAGCCCTGTTACACGTACAACTAACAAGTGAAGATCCAACGATTGAAATTGCTTGTATAGAAAAGATCACGAATGCATCCAATGGTTTAGATGCATGTTTGTACTCGAAGCATTTTCCTGGCTAAAACTAATTCATCGTGtcgttttctctttttttttccttcccaaATCTGTAAATACTAACCATTATGTCATTTTGTGCTTCTTTCTTAGTTCCTGAAACAGTACATGACAAGATAAGAAAAGGACATCAATCGCGCATAGCACGCCAGATAAATCATATGCAGTTAGCAGTTGACATCTAACACTAAAACTGGCATCGTAATTGAAATTCCCGTAACCTTGAAAGTGGAAATTTTACAAAGGAACAAGGACTGCAAAACATCATCTGCTTGCTGGCGCTAAAGAATCGCAAAATATATCACCCACGCCACAAGGAAACAGAAGGATGACAGGCAGCCCAGAGGAATTTATAATCcaaatatattttaatttcTGAGAGGAGCAAGCCGAGTAGACGACAAGGCGATACTGCTCGGTTCAGGTGAGATTCATGTCCTTCGTCACAACTCAACAGGCCACCAGGCACCAGCATGTCGCATTACAACGGTGCAGTTGTCTTCCTGTGCATTTCCCCTCCTCAGAGTTCCTGCAGGAtcgcctcaaaaaaaaaagagttcctCCAGGACGG contains:
- the LOC120708721 gene encoding cis-prenyltransferase 4, chloroplastic-like, with product MPLSHSPAATCQLLAPSRRTRLPTPCPRAGAAPAAEAALLPAPLRADSLPRHVAVVMDGNARWARARGLPSAAGHEAGRRALEETVRLSRAWGVRALTAFAFSHENWSRPKVEVEFLMGLFERVIHESIAGFLREGIRLRVIGDSSRLPVSLQKTAREAEEATRNNSQLDLTLAISYSGRRDIVQACRSLAQKVHDKVLRPEDIDESLFAAELETSPADELPYPDLLIRTSGELRLSNFLLWQSAYSELFFTDTLWPDFGEDDYLEALVSFQSRERRFGVRKL